A region from the uncultured Draconibacterium sp. genome encodes:
- a CDS encoding GxxExxY protein — protein sequence MNENDISGKIIGCAIEVHKTLGPGLLESAYEECLFYELKAAGLAVERQKPLPVVYKEVKLEAGYRIDLLVERKVVVELKAVEVLNDVHTAQVLTYLKLSGCKLGLLMNFNVYRLSEGIRRLVNKL from the coding sequence ATGAATGAGAACGACATATCGGGAAAAATAATAGGCTGCGCTATAGAGGTGCATAAGACACTTGGTCCGGGCTTGCTGGAAAGTGCTTACGAGGAATGTCTGTTCTATGAGTTAAAGGCGGCTGGTTTGGCAGTTGAACGACAGAAACCTTTGCCGGTGGTTTATAAGGAAGTGAAACTGGAGGCAGGATACCGGATTGATTTGTTGGTTGAAAGAAAGGTTGTTGTTGAACTTAAAGCAGTGGAGGTATTAAATGATGTGCATACAGCGCAGGTACTAACCTACTTAAAATTATCAGGCTGTAAACTTGGGCTGTTGATGAATTTTAATGTTTATAGATTAAGTGAAGGAATAAGAAGATTAGTGAATAAATTATGA